Genomic DNA from Limanda limanda chromosome 8, fLimLim1.1, whole genome shotgun sequence:
CAGATTACAGCATTCGTCCAAGTTtagtcatttcatttttcttcagcCTGTTCAACACTAAGAGATTCAATTTACAGTGACACAGAGACTGCATTGCCTAATTTCTATAAACAGACTCTTTGCAGAACCTGTAGGTGAAGGACAAGATTTTGGGGCCTGAAgccttctggtttctgtttttagtttgaccaatcacctTTCAGCAGGCTTTGGCTGCCTGCAGGTAGACAGTGTTTGTAGAAAGCAAAAGATGCAGAGTAATTTGACCAAAATGTGTCGGCTATTGGCTTCTTAACTTATCGCAAATGTAGATAACTGTTGATTAGCAAACATGTCTCCTGGAAGTGAAAACACCTTCCAAAATTATTGCGTTTGAGTTTAGTGATAAAAGTGATAAAAGAAACAAGTCAGACTGTAGACGGTGTACAGCAATTGCAAGACCAAGTCTTGGCCCAGATATTAACTGTACCAGAATTCTTCATGGGTTGCAAGGTTGGTGTTGCCAGTTTTGACTGATACCAAATATATGACCGTCAAACCTGCCcagtcttctttttttttaaattttaatattGGTTGTaagactgtttgtttttttaattaatgtcaATTTGTAGAGAAATACATTATTTTGGCCTCTAgtctaaaagaagaaaaagaaagtgtttggaaaacagaaaaagactTCACCTATAAATAGATGTAGCCTTTATCTAGCTTCAATTACACATGTATTACTTTGtaacaaaataatgatttgaaTAGGGAATAGAAGTAACTGTCTGATTGTAACAAACAAAAATTGTCTTCTGCCAATCTGTGATCAATCTATTAAAATGTGGCCATCAACTTGAGAGGAATTCAAACAAGTGTTACCTGTCTGTAAAAAGAAACCTGAGTGGAATACGTCCCGATCTGGGAACGAAGAGCAAGTACATTTTTGAAGTTTAACTGGAATTGACTGAAAAACAATTGTACATCATTAACATCTGATCTACAGTCACTCACCGCTGTCGGGTCATCACAACAGGCTGCACAGGTGCAGGAGGCAGCGTGGGGGTTCAGGATGCGCTCCTAAAAACATACACACCCACTTCAACATAATGCCAACTTCCTGTTCAGAATCAGCTGCAAACAGTCTCTGTATGTTCTCGGTGTATTCCCACAGAGGTATTAGTGCAGTGGTACCTGTATGAGGCAGAGCAGAGGGCGGCCAGCGTATCTGATGCTCCTCTTCCAGTCTTTGCTGCTCGCTCTTCCTGCCAGACCTTCAAACTCAGTGGGAGTGAACCACTGCTGGTTGAATTTGATGCAGTGACCTTTACCCCCTAAACATAACACTACACAGTCAGTGTGGGTAGAAACAGGATGAATTACCCAAAAAGTAGAAGTGAACTATATCAGAAAAAACGGCCTCCTGCTCTAGAAGACATTGTAAGGTGACTGTCAGTTGGAGCTTGGATGGACATGAAGCTCTTCTGGCTGAATCATCAGTACGCACAGACAGCTGCTCTCTATCCAACAGTCAGGGTTTAACTGGTTTATTCACTCATGCTGCACAGGAACTGGCTAAATCATTCATGTATTTTGGCATGATAACTTTGACTTTTGATACTAAAGGACATTTTGTGGATAATATTGATGAATGTTTACCTCAGCAACATTTTGAACGCAGGACTTAATTTTGTAACGACTGTAAAGTATGTGGATACTTCTGACTGGTTTGTTCCATATTTatcacagttttctttttttttacctcagttTAAATACTGATAGCATTCTAAATCACATTCATGACCTTGATGCAacaaaatttaatttgattgtgCACTTCTCTTACACTCTCATTACAAGGATCTTGGTTCAAATATATTAAACGTGACACAAAATGGTCGTTGACTTTGACTGCACGGCAAttgtaaacaaacatattgCCACAATAGTTGGAAAAAACTACTGTCTGTCACAATGAGATAAATCTGACATGAACAGTAAAATGGCACAAAAGATGAATTTAGAGAAATCAAGAGAGTGGTAGAGTGTAACACTGGTTAAGTCTGAGATGAAGCTAAACCTGGAAACTATTCAGGACCCGGTTCATCTGGAGGGAAACGTATCAGTGGTGACTTAAACAGAAATTCAATCAGTTTAACTGAGGAAAGTTTGGTTTAACTGGAAATGCCGCTGCATGAAACATTGCTGAGTAGATATGTGTCACCTGATCCCAGTCTGTTCTTGTAGAGGACACCACTGGAGTTCCTGCAGCGGACCGGCAGCTCATTGTTGTAGACTGATGGGTCCCAGTTGTACTTGGAACCAGAGTCTTTGTCATGGGGAGGAGTCAGTGGAGAGGGCGTGGTCTGTGGACCTGAGGGGTGCACACAAGGACGAAACAAGTAGACAGCGatcagaggagagatggaggttGCTGTCGTTCAAGTTCAggttattttatgtatttatttttttaccaaaCCTGGTTGAACATAGACACGACAGGgccttcacaaacacacacacacacctggtgcaATGGCGGTGGCAGACTTGAGGCCACTAGCCTCCACGATGCTGCCATCAGTGTGAACCACTATCAGTGTGGCCTTCTGGGTACTGAGACCCTCACCCAACTGGAGGGTCGTCCTCCCACTCtgtaacacatacacacaaactcagatGTCTAAGTAGATTATTTGTAACACATTAGTTTCACCAGCAGATGTCAGCATGTGCTTTTTAATTTAGAGCTCAGAGTTACTAACTATTTCTAACTATTTccaagagagaaaaagatgCATCCACAATCTCCCAAAGCCCAATTAACATGTTTAAATGTCTTCTCTAGTCTGacaagatgtgtgtgttttggacacAACAGTCCAAAACACGAAGACAGTTCATTAACATAAGAAAACCAGCAAATGCTTGCATTACCATTTTACATTATGCATTAACGttatcatctgtgtgtgtgtatctaccAGCACGTGTTCAGGGAGGCTTCCTGACGTGGCGACGGTCGTGGTGTAAACGTTGTCCTCTGCAGCCTGAACGTCCCTCACCGTCATCTCTGATCAACAACACGAGATTTCAAATATTTGAATCATCACATGCACTCCACTTCTACTGCACAATAGCTAATGCAGTACACTTGTAATGTaagaataaaatgttattataaaAAACACACTGGGTGTGCTATAATGACAGAATCACCACAATCTGAGAACAGTTTCTAAAACCTATATCTGCCAAAATGCCTATTTGCCCTAGACATCAGATATCAGGGTGAATTTTAAGCTGCATTTTCAATATTATCCCACATATTTGAGCAGAGGTGGATCCAGGGAGGCAGCGGGCAGTGCCTGGACCCTGAAGTGCCCAAGTCCGGTCAGTAGTCTATTTTGTAATAAAACAGTCACTTGCTTACAATGCTCATAGtagatcatttttttttaatttctaagCTTTTTTTAAAGGGCATAATGTGGGAAGCTACGACTGTGCACCTCACTGAATTAGGAATTGTGCAGGGATCTGTGTAAGAGGTGGCCCCCTTATGGGCCCTGATTTAGGaaaatcctagatccgccaGTGTATTTAATGAATGTGATGCAAaatttcacattattttgtaatgatgtaaatattgCATGTCCATGATCGTTATTGAAAGCAGTGGAAATTGTTGTGATGATGCGTTTATTAATATCATTGTTGTTCTACAGAGCAGTGTGGCCCTTCCACTGGTGCCGGGGAAGTACTGGGAgactttataattattttaattataccCTCACCAAACTATGTTCAATATCTGACATATTGATACAGAAGAATGGACAGATATACATTTCAAGTACTAAAGATTATGAATCGCATGACATTTCATCCTTGCTACGATCTGATGTTAAATTCGGCTGATTTACAATACCTCTAATAAAACGGATTTACATGTAACTAAAATATGGACTTTAAACACGGTTCACATTGTCCACCATTAAACTGTGTTGTGATAGTGTAAACTAACTCTATAAGTTGGAACTGatcttattttttattgtattgaatATCTTTGCAGGATTCGGGACCGCTTGATACATTGATAAAGTGGATGCGCGCGTTAGGAGATCAAACTACTATACACGTGTTTTAACTGTGGAATGATTGAAGGGAGTTGTTAAACTCTCTGTAGCAGACGTGTGTAGCAGTCATGTGAAAGTCCCTATCTGAATAGTCACTAAGATactgagcagtgtgtgttctcctttgtTTACAAACGGAGTGAACGTGTGTATGTTTTAGCGCCACCCCGCTCGGCGGCCTGCTGCTAGCTCCGAGCACACACCCGCCTTTACCTGCGAACGCCGCGTCAGCCTCGTCCGGGTTCGGCAGAGACTCGGCTTCCATGTCGATGTTTCCCGGTTCCGCCATCACAGCCATCGTGGCGACTTCGGCCTCCGACTCGGTATCCGAGCCCAGCCGCGGCTCGTCGATGGGCGGTTCATCCAGCCCGAGCGCCTTCGTGGCCGAGTCCGCTTCGTCCATTCTCCAGCTCTACGACAAGAGCCGAATGAGACccgagcagcagcggcagccgAGACGAGGTCCGAGCGCAGCCGAGTCCGATCCGAACCCGAGGAGTACTCGCAGGCCCCGGAGCCGGTGACGAGAATGGATGAGAACCGTTGTATTCACACCGACATTCACGTAAAACGTCCCAGAATGGGGAGAGCTAAAGCGGAAAGCGGAAGACAGCCCGAGTGGTTTTTATCAAGTCGAGGAAAGCGATGCACCCGAAGACTTCCGGAAAAACCCGAAGCGACACATAGCGGCGATAAGCGCACACGCATTCACACACGCGCGGAGAAGAGACCACAACAGAGATCAGGAAATCTACATTTACACAAACTGCATGAGCTCGTATATTGAACCCAGATCTTTGAATTATCTAAATTTACTTGCTATTAAGTTTGCAAATCAGATCACGTCTCATGTTTCATTCATTAAGTCTGAATTCACATGAAACGTTTGTTTTAGCAGCTGCTGAGTCAGGTTTGTGAAGAGCTGTGCAATAAAAGTGGAATATAATGGTTTTGCAGACATGGCCTGGGGGGGATTCTACAACTACAACATAGTCACGGTATATAGGAGATAGAAGTGTATTTCTACTATTTCCAACTGGACTACACAAAGACTTTAAAGGAAAAcatgcaacaaaataaaaatataactaACAATTCTATATTTTCCCCATCAGAACAACATCATTAAAATCTTTTGGTTATGAAATGAAGTATAGTGACTGAAAATGACAATGACAGCAAGATTGAAATATGGACCTTTCGTAGGGAATCCTGATGCAGGGATGTGTCTCATGTAAACAGTGTAAGGTTTATATAGCACTTCTCCAGTCTTACTAGCTCTTTTAAAAGTACAAGTTGCATTCAACCATTCACAGCTCTTCTATACACAGGACCTTTTGTATCacaccattcatacactgcCGGCACAGCCTttgggcaatttggggttcagtaccTTGCTGAAAGTGTCAGGGATCGAACCATTGAcattctggttagtggacgggCCTCTTAATTTCCTGCTCACTGTACAACTACAACAATAACTGAGtgatatgtacagtatattacagAAATACACTTTTCAGCTGGAATCACACTTATATTGTCTtaaagaggttttttttattgaattttgatttgttttcatttagacataaaaataaaacttgtcTTCTCTAACAGTCATCATAAATATTTCCAtgacatataaaatatatattttatgaaggactgttttaattttttgaaaaaGGTAATAATGACCAGAACCATTATGAATCTCTGAAAAAAAGAGGTCATTATCCCGGACAAGATCCACAGCTACAGCAGATCAGCATCAGGAATGGGAATGTTAAAAAGAATAAATTTGCCCCAGTTTCTTTCACCAACTGATGAggaacaaaagacagaaaacaaaatgtctggAAACTATGAAAAGGACCGGTATCAAGACATAATATTAATGATTAGAAGGAAACGAGCTGAGCGACATGCACACTGAACTCCAACTGCTCATAAAGATgaattgaaactgaaacacactaGTGTTTGAATTTTGTATTAAACCAACTTTAGCCCTATTTCCTGTCAATCAACTGTACCCATGTGTCAACACTATATACTGTCAAATAATCACCTGCTTTGTCCCAGTTCcacacaacatttaaatcaGCAGACAGTGCATactataaattatatatatatatacatacacacttTTGCTGCTACAAAACATACATAAAGACCTTTACCGTTTATGTACTGATGTACCTCTGAAAAAGACTTTCAAAGaaactttgcaaagaaaaaGAAGTCTGTTTCTTGAACTTTCTTTGGCTGTGTCACCACCAAAATTCACATTATGGTTACTTTTGAGCTGTGAGTTTTCAATTCCTTTGCATTTGACAACACAGCACATTTTAAGTTTGTAATATAAAATTTAGCTCAATTTTACAGTAGTGAACAGACTAGCTGAAATTCAAGCACTGCTTTCAATTGCTATGAAGTCTGGAACTGAGACAGCCTCTCTGTATTAGTATATATCTGGGTTGAGTGAACTGACTGGTTCATGAGCCTATCACAATCTGCTCAGCTGGGACGGATATCTTTTCCGCCTACATTCAGGCTCCACCCTCTCTTTGCCCAGATTTCCTGGCTTGCAACAATACAGGCCGGGGGCAGTGCAAAGCAGAAATCCCTGAATACCAGACgtgtcctttttgtttcttcaGCGACTCCAGCATCGCCGATATGACCACGAGTGCGACAGCTTCCTACCCCCCAGTTTTTCACATCAACAACTCAACTTCATGTTTCCTGTCTTTCTCAAGTTTGTTTCTCCCTTTGGTGTTGAATAAAAGTGTTTTCCTGTGCAGGAATACCACAGAGATAATTTAAACCATCAGATGGGACGTCAGGGTCCAAAGTGTCACTTCCCCATCAGCTCCTGATCTGGTCATCACGTCAGCGCTGGATCCTGGAGATCAGGTAGTAGAGCAGGAAGAAGACCAGGACCAGTCCCACAGAAACGTAGCAGAGGATGCGACGATTGTCTCTGCTGGATCGGACCATGGTGGAGAAACGCTTCACGCTGCCACTCAGCAGGCCCGTTGCACTCAGGAAGTTTGAGTCCTGAGAGGAATAGAAGCAGAAAGGAATGACTAACTGTAGAGGAAAGCAGCTGTAATGTACTAGTTTCCAGAAAGTGAAGGGACTGAATAGAGAAGCAGAAGTATATTTGACAAAATCACATACTAAAGCTGATATTTATTCCCCCATTTTAGAACAAGTCAGTAATTCAGTAATTATTCAGTAAAACCAACATGAATGGAAgacaagaaaaagagaaaagcagctAATTTTTTAATCTGAGAAGCTGCAACTAGAAAACTGAGTATTTTAAGTTGAAAAGTGACCAATCAGTAATTGTTTGCCATGTAAATGAGAACGAAACCAACACTCACCATGTTGTCCAAGTACTCGTTCTGATCATCAGCTTCC
This window encodes:
- the bet1l gene encoding BET1-like protein, producing MADWNRGHGAVDDMLDEENKRMAENLVSKVSRLKSLAYDIDREADDQNEYLDNMDSNFLSATGLLSGSVKRFSTMVRSSRDNRRILCYVSVGLVLVFFLLYYLISRIQR